In one window of Vanessa atalanta chromosome 10, ilVanAtal1.2, whole genome shotgun sequence DNA:
- the LOC125066801 gene encoding transmembrane protein 183 codes for MPKKKGKKKTNNADFTLNDCANALKPVGRVKKSFVSEDVPEKTWEDLEDDDLDVIEEVNADGTKNFVYKKKRNHSKCENISDQTGIVYPEIVWYLISPYIKPEEVGNFARINRATYAITKRESFWRALYRRYCQNHPKLPEKLRIENSYKLYGLRQRVIRALHHTYDVFVRKILQQATQESRPHQLVKRRCVNVWYCKGQSYWFIYFKLKKSNLEKRITTMDFIEELGRIDANPEVDSQVMQVTCQNFYEVPPLMGMTLSSVSVVLSQGFRHHKLLLGFNTGHYNISRNVIPECSVVIDTVVSILVYDWWHPKYPNFENRLPTMDEESLPVLKKDFFTLCNGDL; via the exons ATGCCGaagaaaaaaggtaaaaaaaagaCGAACAATGCAG ACTTTACCTTAAATGACTGTGCTAATGCACTAAAACCTGTTGGCAGAGTTAAGAAGTCATTTGTATCTGAGGATGTCCCTGAGAAAACATGGGAGGATCTTGAAGATGATGATTTAGATGTAATTGAGGAAGTAAATGCTGATGGAACTAAGAATTTTGTATACAAGAAGAAAAGAAATCATTCCAAGTGTGAAAACATTAGTGATCAAACTGGCATTGTATACCCGGAGATAGTTTGGTACCTTATATCTCCTTACATTAAGCCAGAGGAAGTTGGTAATTTTGCTAGAATCAATAGGGCAACATATGCTATAACTAAGAGAGAATCATTTTGGCGGGCGTTATATAGGAGATACTGCCAGAATCACCCAAAACTCCCTGAGAAATTACGTATAGAGAATAGTTATAAGTTGTATGGCTTGAGGCAGAGAGTTATACGTGCACTACATCACACCTATGATGTGTTTGTCAGGAAAATATTGCAGCAAGCAACTCAGGAGAGTCGACCGCACCAGCTGGTTAAGAGACGCTGTGTCAATGTTTGGTATTGCAAAGGGCAATCAtactggtttatttattttaaactgaaaaaatcAAATCTTGAAAAAAGAATTACAACGATGGATTTTATTGAGGAACTTGGACGCATTGATGCAAATCCGGAAGTGGATTCCCAAGTTATGCag gTGACCTGTCAAAACTTTTATGAAGTACCACCACTAATGGGTATGACTCTATCATCAGTGAGTGTGGTGTTGTCACAAGGATTCAGACACCACAAATTACTCCTAGGCTTCAATACTGGTCACTACAACATATCCAGGAATGTGATTCCAGAATGTTCAGTTGTCATTGACACGGTTGTAAGCATATTGGTATATGATTGGTGGCATCCGAAATACCCAAACTTTGAGAACAGGTTGCCAACGATGGATGAAGAATCATTACCAGTATTGAAAAAGGATTTCTTTACATTGTGTAATGGAGACCTATGA
- the LOC125066852 gene encoding uncharacterized protein LOC125066852 isoform X1, producing MFRFLVVVFATIAVSNVLTSQSNLAVSPPVVCGHLPTEVYSCLGAPKVVKMEVVNQCSKDLSECERMTCVFTKSGWMNGDKIDKEKLSAHFDQLARDHPEWEPAVQSTKTTCLTADLPAQGIHLNCPAYDAMTCSFASFIKNAQPSQWSSSTFCKRSRQFAAACPVCPSDCFAPLIPTGSCNACMSLPRSP from the exons ATGTTTCGGTTTCTTGTTGTTGTTTTTGCGACTATAGCGGTGAGTAATGTATTG ACCTCCCAAAGCAATCTTGCAGTCAGTCCGCCGGTGGTATGTGGACACTTACCTACGGAA GTGTATTCTTGCCTGGGCGCGCCAAAAGTTGTAAAGATGGAAGTAGTCAATCAGTGTAGTAAGGATTTATCTGAG TGCGAAAGAATGACATGCGTGTTCACCAAGTCCGGTTGGATGAACGGTGATAAGATCGACAAGGAGAAATTATCAGCCCACTTCGACCAGCTGGCGAGGGATCACCCCGAATGGGAGCCAGCGGTGCAGAGCACGAAGACGACGTGTCTAACCGCTGACTTGCCAGCGCAGGGGATTCACCTAAACTGCCCAGCCTATGACGCTATGACGTGCAGTTTTGCAAGTTTCATTAAG AACGCACAGCCGTCTCAGTGGTCCTCATCAACGTTTTGCAAGCGGTCTCGTCAGTTCGCGGCTGCCTGTCCCGTCTGCCCGTCTGATTGCTTCGCTCCGTTGATACCTACCGGTTCATGTAACGCTTGCATGAGTCTGCCGAGATCaccttga
- the LOC125066852 gene encoding uncharacterized protein LOC125066852 isoform X2: MFRFLVVVFATIATSQSNLAVSPPVVCGHLPTEVYSCLGAPKVVKMEVVNQCSKDLSECERMTCVFTKSGWMNGDKIDKEKLSAHFDQLARDHPEWEPAVQSTKTTCLTADLPAQGIHLNCPAYDAMTCSFASFIKNAQPSQWSSSTFCKRSRQFAAACPVCPSDCFAPLIPTGSCNACMSLPRSP, from the exons ATGTTTCGGTTTCTTGTTGTTGTTTTTGCGACTATAGCG ACCTCCCAAAGCAATCTTGCAGTCAGTCCGCCGGTGGTATGTGGACACTTACCTACGGAA GTGTATTCTTGCCTGGGCGCGCCAAAAGTTGTAAAGATGGAAGTAGTCAATCAGTGTAGTAAGGATTTATCTGAG TGCGAAAGAATGACATGCGTGTTCACCAAGTCCGGTTGGATGAACGGTGATAAGATCGACAAGGAGAAATTATCAGCCCACTTCGACCAGCTGGCGAGGGATCACCCCGAATGGGAGCCAGCGGTGCAGAGCACGAAGACGACGTGTCTAACCGCTGACTTGCCAGCGCAGGGGATTCACCTAAACTGCCCAGCCTATGACGCTATGACGTGCAGTTTTGCAAGTTTCATTAAG AACGCACAGCCGTCTCAGTGGTCCTCATCAACGTTTTGCAAGCGGTCTCGTCAGTTCGCGGCTGCCTGTCCCGTCTGCCCGTCTGATTGCTTCGCTCCGTTGATACCTACCGGTTCATGTAACGCTTGCATGAGTCTGCCGAGATCaccttga